The DNA window AGAGCAATCGCCTTCCTGATTATAGACAACTATTTTATTAGGCACCTCTGGTATATCTTTCTCTGAACTTCGATATCCACAATAGGAGAAATCAAGAACTCTATTGTTTTGTTGATCTACATTATAGGAAATTTTACCATCTTTCAATGTCATTGAAGTCTTTTGAGCAAAAAGACTTTGCACCGCAAATGTGCAAAAAAGGCCTACAAGTATATTTCTTAAAGCTATTCGAACTATCCTCATTATAGTAAACTTTTATTTGGGTTAATGAATATAATTCTAAAACGAACAGAAAAGCCTTTTGTAATCAGTATTTCACGATTTTCTATAAGTATTCATGTATTCACGGGGAGACTGATCATATTTCTTTCTGAAACATTTACCGAAATATCCCACATCTTTAAAACCCACGGCGAAAGCTATTTCCGAAATACTCAAATCAGTGTTCTTAATCATCTCAATTGATTTATTCAGTCTAATTTCTTTAACTAAGTCTACAGGAGCAAGTCCGGTGAGACTTTTTAATTTCTTAAAGAAAGAAGAACGGCTTAAACCAATAGTAGAAGCAATAGTATCGATATTAAAATCACTGTTATCGAGATTATCTTCAATAACCTGATGGATTTTTTCCAATAGCTGAACATCTTTCTGAACAAGGAATTGTTCAGAATCAACCGATGGTTCCTCATTATCTTTTTTCCAAAGCCGTTCCTGAAAAAGTTTTCTTTCCCTTAAAAGCTGCTCTATACGGGCTACCAGATAATCCTTGCTAAAAGGTTTTGTTATATATGCATTTGCTCCAAGACTAATAGCTGTAGTCTTAGCTTCATCGCCACTCTTGGCAGTAAGGATAACTACCGGAATGTGACTGATCTTAAAATCTTTCCTGATACGCTGCAACATTTCCGTACCATCCATCTCCGGCATCATCTGATCGGTTACAACAATATCCGGATGATACAGATGAACCTTCTTCAAACCTTCAACTCCATTATTCGCGATATAAATACGGAACTGATCTTCCAATTGCATCTTTATCAGATTACATAAATCCTTATTGTCTTCTACAAGCAATAAGCTTGGCAATGTAGAATTGTCTTTGCTCAAATCGTCTTCCAGCTCATCCTCTTCTTCATTTCTGTTTGTATCCAGAATTGCAGTTTCCTGAGGAAGATTATCAACCTGATCACTGAAATAGAAATCGACCTCGTCAGGTTTGAAATGTTCTTTGCCCAACAATAGTTCTACTGTAAATGCCGACCCTTTAGATTGCTCACTTTCAACTGTAATCTGTCCGTGATGCAAATTCATCAGTTCTTTAGAAAGAGCCAATCCGATTCCGGTACCTTTATAGGTAGTATCTTTTGCATTATCACCTTGTGAGAAACGCTCAAATATTTCAGTAAGTTTATTCTGAGGAATACCAGTACCGGTATCTTCTACTCTAACAAAGCAAGCTTTTCCGTCAGGAAGAAGTCCTACTGTAAGAATTATACTTCCACCAGAATGGGTAAATTTAAATGCATTCGAAAGAAGATTACGGATCACTATCTCCAGTTTCTCTTGATCTGCCCACACAAAGATATCACTGTCATTGTACTGACAGGTATAACTAATTTCATTTTCTTCAGAAAGAACTTCAAACTCTTCGCTCAGATGTTCAATCATCGAATTTAGATTTATCAGAGAAACGTGCAAACGCATTTTTCCATTTTCTATCTTTCTAAAGTCGAGAATCTGATTCACCAGATTAAGCATCTGATCGGTGCTCTTTTCCATTAAATCAATGTATCGGGCTCCTTTGTCGGATAACTTTTCTTTCTCCCGTAGCTCTTGAATAGGCCCCTTTATCAATGTGAGAGGCGTACGCAGCTCATGTGATATATTGGTAAAGAACTTAATTTTCAATTCTGCAAGTTTCTGTTCAATATAGATGTCATTCTTTATCTTTATCATAAAAAAGACAAACTTCATAACTCCATATAATAAAGCCAGAAACAATATAACATAAATTACATAGGCAATATCAGACCTCCACCAAGGTGGAAGAATTATAATTTCTAATGTTCTTTCAGAAACAAAAGAAGGATTTGCCTCGTCGATTGTTCTTACCTTAAACAGATACTTTCCCGGAGGTACATTTGTATATGAAGCAATACGGTTCTTTCCATTAAAGTGCCATTCCTCTTCGTATCCCTGAAGTATATACTTATAGCTGATGCGATTCTGATTATAATAGTTTAGTGCAGCAAACTCAATTGTAAACATAGACTGATTATGCTTCAGAGTAATAGTTTTAAGCTCCTTCACAGATAATTTATGTTCGCCTGTATTCAATGAATTGTAGTCCTGATTAGAAACTTTAAAATCAACTATAAAAGTTTTATTTGCAAAATTATATGTTTCAAGTCTGGATGGGTCAAACTTTATTATACCATCTTTACACCCAAACCATAGCTGTCCGGACGCACAACGTAATGCGCACTCCTCTTCCATTTTTACCGGAATAAAGCCGTCATACTTATCGAAGTTACGGAAAGATTGTGTTTTCATATTAAAACGGGAAATACCCATTTCAGTAGCTAACCAGAGATTACCTCTTTTATCCTCCACTATAGACAGGATAACATCACTTTTCAATCCTTCCTTCAAGCCATACGATTGGAAAACAGGCATTCTGGTTTCATGATCATAGCTAATAAGCTTATTTAATCCTCCTCCGAAAACACTTACCCATATTTGTGATTTCTTGTCTTTATATAAAGCATATATATCATTATCTGAAATATCTGATCCATTCTGATAAACCTCAAATTTTATTTTATCAGCTCTTTTGAAGTTTCCATCAAAAGACATCAACCCATCACTGGTACCAACCCATATACGTCCTTCGGAGTCTTCGATCATATTCCGAATCTCCATATACATGCCATTGGATGGATAATAGCTAAAGCAATTATATTTATGTCTGAAGATTGCTCTTCCATTTTCTTCTTCCAGTAGATTCAGACCACCACCGAACAAACCAGCCCAGATGCGCCCTTTACTATCTTGATAAGAACAATAAACCTCATTACTGCTAATTGAGTTCGGGTTATCTTCTTCATTCATAAAACGGGTAAAACGGAATCCCAATTTTGATGAATTATCAGGTTCTGCCTTTACAAGACCTTTTCCTTTGGTTGAGAACCAGAGATTACCCTGGTTATCCTCCATTATATGGTATACATTTCCAATATTGTAATTACCCTCAAAGAATTTTTGCTTCAAAGCACCATTTCTAGCAATTCTATAGACTTCCGAATTACGGGTTCCTACCCATATATCACCATTTTTAGCTTCAAACAAAGATTTAACTCCTACTTTACAGATCTCGGGATCTGTAGTTTTGTTTTCAAAGCTACATGGAGAAAAAAGAGAAAATTGTTGTTTAGGAAAACTGATCTTATAAATACCATTATCCAAAGAAGTAACCCACAATACACCGTCTTTGTCCATTAATAAGTTACAAAGTCTGTTCCCTTTTTCGAATTTAAGGAACTCTTCAGAATGATTTAAGTAATCCTCTGTAAGTTTATTACGATCTATCCGAACTAAATCACCTGATGAAGTAATAAAGAACATCCCATGTTCTTTTCCATCTTGTTCCTGAATTTCTTCATTTACAAGACCATCCTGAAAAATGAATTGCTTAATCTGATTATTTACCGGGTTATAATATACTACCCCTTTCGTTCCAAGAACAAACCATATTTTTCCATAACTATCACTAAATAGATTTACAACAGGTTCTTTAACCTGAGGAGTGAATAACAGTTTGAAAGTCTTTTTCTTCAAGTCATATAAATAGACACCTTTATTAGCAACAGAAATATATATCTTTGTTCTGTTTTCAATAAAGATATTCTCAATAGCTCCTTTACCGGATAATATTTTTATTGGGATGATACGTCCGTTATAGAGATTTATCAGATAAATATTACCTTGTTTGTCACCTACCCATAAAACTCCTTTATTCTCGTATGCACATGAAAATTCTGTTTCGGGAGTAACACCAAGTCCTTTCAATATAAAATCAGAGGGTTTAGATTTTAAGGAATTTCCTTTAGGACTGGACAGAATTTTATAATCTGTACCAATCCAGCTAATATAATCCTTACTTTCGCACAATAGATTTTTCTTCAGTTTTGTATTACCGGCCTTGACTTTTGAGTTATGAAGGAGAATAATATTAAGTTTGCCATCCTTGTTGGAGGATGCTTTTAATAAGTCCTTGTTTTTTGTTAATAATAAAAGTTCTCCGTCGGCTGTTTTCTGAATCTTAATAATCTGAGAATTTACTGAGTAATTTTTTCTCAGTTCATTAAACACAGAGTAAAAACACTCTTTGTGCTTATCAAAAAGATAAAGCTTGTGGTCAACAGTTTTGACCCATAAGTTAGAGCTTTTATCTTCAATTATTTTTTGGATTTTTCTGGGAGGTATATCTGTGTAGTACAGATTCCGACTATTGTACGTTTTAAACTTCTGTCCATCGAAACTGCATAATCCATACCAGGTACCAAACCATACAAAGCCTTCTGAATCTTTGATTGCACAATTTACAATTTCATGAGGAACTCCATTCTCAACTGAATAATGCTCAATAATTATGTTATTGCTTGCTGCCGCAAAACGACAGCAAAATAACATAATTATAAGCACCAAATATTTATTCATGTCTTCTGCCTGTTTTTTTTAAGTATGAGGTCAAAGTTAAGCAAAGGCAGACAAATGTACAACAATCGGTTAACACTTTAAAACTTATTAATCACTATTTTAAGTGCTTTTCACCAAACTCAGTCTGCTGAAGTTCAACTTCATTCAGAACTTTTTGTTTTTCTTCGTCTGTAAGAGTTGGTTTTGTTTCATTAGTCGTTTTATTATTCCGGCTTACCTTGCTTTGTACCTGATCTATATAACAA is part of the uncultured Bacteroides sp. genome and encodes:
- a CDS encoding two-component regulator propeller domain-containing protein, with translation MNKYLVLIIMLFCCRFAAASNNIIIEHYSVENGVPHEIVNCAIKDSEGFVWFGTWYGLCSFDGQKFKTYNSRNLYYTDIPPRKIQKIIEDKSSNLWVKTVDHKLYLFDKHKECFYSVFNELRKNYSVNSQIIKIQKTADGELLLLTKNKDLLKASSNKDGKLNIILLHNSKVKAGNTKLKKNLLCESKDYISWIGTDYKILSSPKGNSLKSKPSDFILKGLGVTPETEFSCAYENKGVLWVGDKQGNIYLINLYNGRIIPIKILSGKGAIENIFIENRTKIYISVANKGVYLYDLKKKTFKLLFTPQVKEPVVNLFSDSYGKIWFVLGTKGVVYYNPVNNQIKQFIFQDGLVNEEIQEQDGKEHGMFFITSSGDLVRIDRNKLTEDYLNHSEEFLKFEKGNRLCNLLMDKDGVLWVTSLDNGIYKISFPKQQFSLFSPCSFENKTTDPEICKVGVKSLFEAKNGDIWVGTRNSEVYRIARNGALKQKFFEGNYNIGNVYHIMEDNQGNLWFSTKGKGLVKAEPDNSSKLGFRFTRFMNEEDNPNSISSNEVYCSYQDSKGRIWAGLFGGGLNLLEEENGRAIFRHKYNCFSYYPSNGMYMEIRNMIEDSEGRIWVGTSDGLMSFDGNFKRADKIKFEVYQNGSDISDNDIYALYKDKKSQIWVSVFGGGLNKLISYDHETRMPVFQSYGLKEGLKSDVILSIVEDKRGNLWLATEMGISRFNMKTQSFRNFDKYDGFIPVKMEEECALRCASGQLWFGCKDGIIKFDPSRLETYNFANKTFIVDFKVSNQDYNSLNTGEHKLSVKELKTITLKHNQSMFTIEFAALNYYNQNRISYKYILQGYEEEWHFNGKNRIASYTNVPPGKYLFKVRTIDEANPSFVSERTLEIIILPPWWRSDIAYVIYVILFLALLYGVMKFVFFMIKIKNDIYIEQKLAELKIKFFTNISHELRTPLTLIKGPIQELREKEKLSDKGARYIDLMEKSTDQMLNLVNQILDFRKIENGKMRLHVSLINLNSMIEHLSEEFEVLSEENEISYTCQYNDSDIFVWADQEKLEIVIRNLLSNAFKFTHSGGSIILTVGLLPDGKACFVRVEDTGTGIPQNKLTEIFERFSQGDNAKDTTYKGTGIGLALSKELMNLHHGQITVESEQSKGSAFTVELLLGKEHFKPDEVDFYFSDQVDNLPQETAILDTNRNEEEDELEDDLSKDNSTLPSLLLVEDNKDLCNLIKMQLEDQFRIYIANNGVEGLKKVHLYHPDIVVTDQMMPEMDGTEMLQRIRKDFKISHIPVVILTAKSGDEAKTTAISLGANAYITKPFSKDYLVARIEQLLRERKLFQERLWKKDNEEPSVDSEQFLVQKDVQLLEKIHQVIEDNLDNSDFNIDTIASTIGLSRSSFFKKLKSLTGLAPVDLVKEIRLNKSIEMIKNTDLSISEIAFAVGFKDVGYFGKCFRKKYDQSPREYMNTYRKS